From a region of the Euwallacea similis isolate ESF13 chromosome 3, ESF131.1, whole genome shotgun sequence genome:
- the LOC136419890 gene encoding uncharacterized protein — MHLKFILCFLNILIVVHFSECQDTDGEYTFINAIKFPYSKYFSPFMGLIVAFDIKLVPSQLSVDMVWSVEANYLLPMNNTEYSYPPIIPADSSSRGGIFDRAVLYKLVETKLKSQVFMLTL, encoded by the exons ATgcacttaaaatttattctgtGTTTCCTCAACATTTTGATAGTTGTGCACTTCTCTGAATGTCAAGATACAGATGGGGAATACACCTTTATAAACGCAATAAAATTTCCGTATTCTAAGTACTTTAGTCCATTTATGGGG cttATAGTGGCGTTTGACATAAAACTGGTGCCATCACAATTAAGCGTAGATATGGTTTGGAGTGTCGAAGCTAATTATTTGCTTCCAATGAACAATACTGAATACAGTTATCCGCCTATTATACCTGCAGACAGCTCGAGTAGAGGAGGCATTTTTGATCGGGCTGTTCTGTATAAACTGGTAGAGACCAAACTGAAATCGCAAGTATTTATGCTAACTCTATAA